CATGATGGCGCGTCTTTTGCCTTCACCCCAAGAGATTTTTTTTTCAAATCCCATCGCTTTGGTATAAAATTTTACGGATGCTTCAAAGTCGTGGGCGCGAATTGCAACGTGGTGAAAGCCCCCACCCCCGATGGTTTTGTTTTGCGACATGACCTGCTCCTCTTTTGTGTTGATTATTGTTTGAATTATCGCCAAGATAGGTTAAGATAAAAATTCCGCAAGTAGATTGATGTTAGACCGGTAGCAGAATGGCGAAAACAAACTTTATTGGAGGGATGTTATGGACCGTCTCAAAATTGCACTTGTGGGTGCTGGACGGCGCGGCGCAGGGGCGCATTTGCCCGTGATTGTGCAACTGGCAGATGTTTTTGACTTTGTCGCCATTTGCGATAAGGATGAGGAAACAGCCCAGAGTTTGGCAGCAGAACACGGGGTAAGGGCTTATACGAGTGTGCGCGACCTGGTCGATAATGAAGATATCGATGTTGCCGATGTGGTGGTGCCAGGCGTGGCGCACCATGCGATTTGCTGTTTTTTGGCGCAAGCAGGTGTGCATCAGGTTGTGGAGACACCTATTGCTATGACCCGACCGGCATCAGATATGATGATTCGAGCGGCGCGAGATGCGGGCGTTTATCTGGAGGTTGCCGAGAATTATTATCGCGCGCCGATTGAGCGGTTAAAGAAGAAGGTGCTCGTGTCGGATGTTATTGGGGAAATTGGACGGATCTATCGGATATGTCACGAGGGCGGGTATCACGGGATGAGCTTGTTGCGCGTGTTGGCCGGTGGCAATCCCAGGCAGGTGATTGGGTTGAGCCATACAACGCCCGTGATTCCACATATAGATCGCATGAAACGGCATCACGAGTTGGAAAGATGGAGTTTGA
The window above is part of the Gemmatimonadota bacterium genome. Proteins encoded here:
- a CDS encoding Gfo/Idh/MocA family oxidoreductase — its product is MDRLKIALVGAGRRGAGAHLPVIVQLADVFDFVAICDKDEETAQSLAAEHGVRAYTSVRDLVDNEDIDVADVVVPGVAHHAICCFLAQAGVHQVVETPIAMTRPASDMMIRAARDAGVYLEVAENYYRAPIERLKKKVLVSDVIGEIGRIYRICHEGGYHGMSLLRVLAGGNPRQVIGLSHTTPVIPHIDRMKRHHELERWSLSFLEFDNDVAALMVYSNVIHARSLGRKQAGMDEIDGTAGSIVDGNVYVVPKDELETGAQGVAYEPVRVTETVDGVNVLREIRYELPSGAIAWENPFANYALSEGQVAVADELLSIANAVREDREPDYGAAMGRLDQEMSLAVNASIEADRETIVFPLPDETEVEHNIHRGFEERFLCAWDDVETLVDVFYPRS